The genomic stretch CGGATAAAGCGCATAGTTTTGAAACACCATTGCGATGCCTCGATCTTTCGGTGGTAAGTCGTTTACCACTTTATTACCAATGTGGATTTCACCGCCTGAAATGCTTTCCAGCCCCGCGATCATGCGCAAGGTGGTCGATTTTGCGCAGCCTGATGGCCCGACAAACACCATAAATTCGCCTTCGCGAATATCCAGATCTATGCCATGGACAGCTTTAAAACCGTTCTCATATTTTTTTTCTACTTTACGTAAGCTAACCGTCGCCATGAATCTCTCCACTTACCAAAAGGGTATAAAATTGGTCCTCAATTTACCGAGGCAGACTGGCAGGCAATCTGTCTGGGTAAATCGGGCAGCCGAACGTATCTTCGGCTGCCAACTCGATGACTTTGTTACTGACACTCAGTGACCATCGCCAGCAGCGGTGTTTTGTCCGCAGCGATCTGAATGGTCCAGACGTATTTGCCATCTTTAGGCAAATTCACTACGGTGTTTTTGGCAAAGCCGCCGCGTTTCAGCTCTTTCACTTGGCCAACCGTCATCTCCATCCCGGCGGCGGTGAACTGCGGCGTCCAGCTCATGGTGGCAAATTGCAAGCTCACGTTGCCCGCTTTTTCGTCCACCACCACTTGATAGATACCATCGCCTTTGTAGCCCATTTTGTGGTTGTCCAAATGAATCCACTGACCTTCTGGGAAAGTACCCACCACAAACAGCGATGGGCGAATTGGCCCGCGATCATCTTCTAACGTCGGCAAGCTACAGTTAGAAAAGCGCGCGTCGACATTGGTCGCGGCAGGCTGGGCCTGCTCAGTGGTGGTGCTGGCACAGCCTGCCAGTAACGCGGTAGCGGTCGCCGCAATCAGAAGTGTATATTTCATAACAAATCCTTGATTATTTCGTTCTCGTTTCTATCCAGCGGAGTCCGAACTGCCTGCTCCGCGTTGTCGGTTGTGTTCGCTTGTTAGGCCGATTTCTTGTCAAACAGACGGGCAAACCAGCGCTTTTGTTCAGGTGGCGATTTTTTCAACTGCTCATAGTGCTGAGTCAGTTTGTTCAGCACCGCAAGATTGCGGTAATAGGCTTTGGACTCTTTGGCCGGATAACCAAACAGATCACTGCCCGGCGGGCAAGAGTGGCTCACCCCAGATTTGGCTTTGATCACCGAATGGCTGCCGATGTGAATGTGTCCGGCGGTGCCGACTTGGCCATGCACCACCACGTGATCGCCCAGCACGGTGTGCCCGGCGAAACCGCATTGAGAGAT from Vibrio navarrensis encodes the following:
- a CDS encoding glycosidase; its protein translation is MKYTLLIAATATALLAGCASTTTEQAQPAATNVDARFSNCSLPTLEDDRGPIRPSLFVVGTFPEGQWIHLDNHKMGYKGDGIYQVVVDEKAGNVSLQFATMSWTPQFTAAGMEMTVGQVKELKRGGFAKNTVVNLPKDGKYVWTIQIAADKTPLLAMVTECQ